The genomic region CGGTGGGGCAGTAGTGCAATACAGCGAACCAGAAAAACAACGCATCCTGTCCGAATTTCAGCGTCAACCAGAGCGGCAGAAAGAGGGCACGGCAACCTGGTCAGTAGCTACACTTCAACGGGCTTTGCGTCAGGCTCCTGATGGCTTAACCCAAATCAGTACTTATACAATTTGGCAGGTACTCAAAGAGGCGGGCTATAGCTGGCAAAAGAGCCGCAGTTGGTTAAAAACTGGACAGGTGAAGCGCATACGCAAAGGCAAGCTAGTAGTAGTAACTGACCCAGATACCGTGGCAAAAAAAAACTGATAGAACGCGCTTACACTCAGGGACAGAAGCTAGGCTTGAGTGTGTGGTGCGAAGACGAGGCGGGACCATTTGGCACTGCTCCTTACCCTGGTAGCAATTGGCAGCCAGTAGGTAAACCGACACGGCAAGAACATGAATATATCCGTAATGGCACAGCCAAGCTGTTAACGCTATTCCATCCCGCTACTGGGCAAGTACGAGTTAAGGGTGTTACCAGTTGTACCAATGCTGTGTTGCACGAATGGCTCAAGCAAGAATTAGCTAGTGTTGTACAATCACTGCCAACTCCAGCTCGATTACTCAAGCCTGAAGAAAATCAACGGTTATGGAAAAGTTGGCAGCAGGGGTTGAAAGTACGCTTTACACTCCCACACGACTTACCGCCACTGCGAATGTTGCTAGTGATGGATAACTTGGTCGGACATAAAACTCCCCAGTTGGTATTGTGGCTGTGTGCTCATGGCATCATGCCGCTCTACACACCTCTTGGCGGTAGCTGGCTGAATATGGCTGAGTCGATTCAACGAATTCTCAAACGCCGAGCTCTAGAGGGGCATCATCCGCAAACAGCCTATCAAATTATTGAGTGGTTGGAAGCAACTGCTTTTGGATGGAACCAACAACCAACGCCGTTTGTCTGGGCAGGATTACGAGCGCAACGTCGAGACAGAGCGCGTCAAAGATTTCACTCTCTTGGTGGTTCTGGTGCCTGTACGCATCGTCCTCTTCGGCGGACAACTATTGCCAAAAATAATGGCAACACTCATACCAAATGACCCACTACTAGTAGCCGAATGCTGGTTTGCTCGTACTTTTTCAGAGTGTGAGATGCGCTCTTGTGAACGGCTTCGACGATCGCATTCATCATGTAGAGAACTGTTTATAGCTAGCAAGATCGTATACTATCGGTTGCTAGGAAGGAGAATCGCGCAGGTGGCGGAATAAATAGGGTTTTGCGATCGAAGTTATTTAACTAGACAATTTAAGCGTTTTGTCGGAGTTGCGCCAGGGAAATATAGTAGTTCTAGATGATTTATTTCTGTATTTAGAAAAGTCAGTATGACAATTACAACTGTCTTGGCATACCTCTTGATTGCTTGCTACTTTGTGATGGAGCGTTCGTTGAGAAAAGGTAAACAGGCACTCAAGCTCAAACCAGGACTAGCTGATGCAGGCAGTTCTCAACTGCTGTGGAGCAGTGGCATGATTAGTATTTTGCTTGTCATTGCTGCGCCTATCTTAAATAGTTATGAAGTCGGATACTGGAGCCATGCAAATGTTGGCTGGCTGGGATTAACACTGATGCTTGGTGGATTAGCAATGCGATATTGGGCTGCTAAAACCAATACGGTTCATTTAAGGCTACGCTGTGCTGAGGATAAAGAAAATAGGAGGATTGGTTCGGGAGGGGGTGGCTCGATGTCTTGGCTTTTTTGAGCGAAACTTGGATACAGGTTTTTTTACAACTCTGGGATTGGTACGAGAAACTCGTTCAGGTAACAGAGTGTCTAAAATCTCTACAGTTAACCAACTTAAAAAAAGGGGAGTTCTTGTGATTGCAAGCGTTGAAATTTCGGGATAGCACGACGAATAACTCGCAATGTCCCAGTGAAACTCAGACGCAAAGGAGTGATACCCGCGCTCTTTGCAGCTTGAAACATCAATAACCGCACAGCCCAGTGTCCTAACAACCACCCGTAAACTTCCTGCACAACTTCACGCGGTTTTTGAGAGCGAATATGAGTTTTTCGTCCTGATAAATGTACTTTGAGTTCATCAATAGTATTTTCTACTTCCCAGCGTTGATGATATTCAATCGCCAGTAGTTGAGCCGGAAATTTCTCCAATTCCAATAAGCTGGTAATTAAGCGATATCTTAGTTGTTCCTCTGGGTTGTCGGTATTACCAATTGTGTATTCAATCACTCGGACTTGTATGGGCTGGCAAGCTTTTGAGCGGAATTTAGCAGGTGGATAAATCCAACTCAGATAAGAACCATCCGCCAGTGGTTCTTCGCACAAAAACTTGACATTTGCGGGAATTCTTCCTAAATAATCGCTACCAGTTGTGACAGTTGCTTGCACCATTGCATAAGAATGTAACCCTCTGTCCCACATCAACAACATCCCTGAACTCACGGAGCGTAATAATCTTAATGCCCGCACTCGTTCTCCTATTCGATATGGACACATCAATGCATCAAAGATTAAATGTGTTCCTGCTTCTACCAAAATGACTAATCGCAGTTTGGGAAATGCGGCTTGTGTGCCAGGACGGCTGCTCGGACGACCAAAAACTCTCGCATTTTCATCGCTGTCTGGCAGATCGAAGCAAGTCCGATCAATTACCACAATTCGCAATCCATTGAGAAATGCTCCTTTGGTATCGGTGCTAGCCATTGGTCGCACCAGTTGATGGAACAATTGACTCATCACCCTTGGACTTAATCGTTGTCGGGCTTGCGTTATTGCTGATTTACAAAAAACTCGCCAGTATTTCCCCACTTTCACCCATGCTTCGCTCAGCCCATCAATTAAGTTTTTCAGCACATCTCTCATCGAATCTCGTGACCACAGACTCATCGCAATTACCAAACAAATTACCAATTGTGCTGGTAACGAGCGTTTACGTTG from Chroococcidiopsis sp. SAG 2025 harbors:
- a CDS encoding helix-turn-helix domain-containing protein, which encodes MTRQKKAPLRPLSDEEQTDLKKLSRSQSQSSASVMRAKAILAVALGADYTSAAQLVGLRCGDTVSKWVSRFNVEGLAALQPRHGGGAVVQYSEPEKQRILSEFQRQPERQKEGTATWSVATLQRALRQAPDGLTQISTYTIWQVLKEAGYSWQKSRSWLKTGQVKRIRKGKLVVVTDPDTVAKKN
- a CDS encoding transposase, which codes for MWCEDEAGPFGTAPYPGSNWQPVGKPTRQEHEYIRNGTAKLLTLFHPATGQVRVKGVTSCTNAVLHEWLKQELASVVQSLPTPARLLKPEENQRLWKSWQQGLKVRFTLPHDLPPLRMLLVMDNLVGHKTPQLVLWLCAHGIMPLYTPLGGSWLNMAESIQRILKRRALEGHHPQTAYQIIEWLEATAFGWNQQPTPFVWAGLRAQRRDRARQRFHSLGGSGACTHRPLRRTTIAKNNGNTHTK
- a CDS encoding IS4 family transposase, with amino-acid sequence MEQAIAKTKVCEQRKRSLPAQLVICLVIAMSLWSRDSMRDVLKNLIDGLSEAWVKVGKYWRVFCKSAITQARQRLSPRVMSQLFHQLVRPMASTDTKGAFLNGLRIVVIDRTCFDLPDSDENARVFGRPSSRPGTQAAFPKLRLVILVEAGTHLIFDALMCPYRIGERVRALRLLRSVSSGMLLMWDRGLHSYAMVQATVTTGSDYLGRIPANVKFLCEEPLADGSYLSWIYPPAKFRSKACQPIQVRVIEYTIGNTDNPEEQLRYRLITSLLELEKFPAQLLAIEYHQRWEVENTIDELKVHLSGRKTHIRSQKPREVVQEVYGWLLGHWAVRLLMFQAAKSAGITPLRLSFTGTLRVIRRAIPKFQRLQSQELPFF